The Narcine bancroftii isolate sNarBan1 chromosome 6, sNarBan1.hap1, whole genome shotgun sequence genome window below encodes:
- the kcnf1b gene encoding voltage-gated potassium channel regulatory subunit KCNF1: MGTEPRSPELSESEPPESQELVVNIGGVRHVLNGSVVNRYPESRLAELLRCTGYEAVNSLCDDYDPNKREFYFDRDPDSFKCVTEVYYFGEIHIKRGICPICFKNELDFWKIEVDFLDECCKCLLGEKNDELEEIAKQVQVILADRGESADTCWGKAQKFLWKLMEKPDSSCPARVIAVLSFLFILISSVVMCMSTIPELQVMDEEGNPVEHPALDSIETACIGWFTAEYILRLLSAPNKLKFALAFMNIIDAMAILPFYVSLILTTVGATLMELTNVQQAIQALRIMRIARIFKLARHSSGLQTLTYALKRSFKELGLLLMYLAIGIFVFSALGFTMEQSHPETLFKSIPQSFWWAIITMTTVGYGDIYPKTTLGKLNAAISFLCGIIAIALPIHPIINNFVRYYNKQKVLETAAKHELELMELNAKAREGENSRHQRAIIKTSNLSLSKNILNTCSDTFIPLLSEEKLHRNRLQSCK, from the coding sequence ATGGGGACGGAGCCCAGAAGCCCAGAGTTGAGTGAATCCGAACCACCGGAGAGCCAGGAGCTGGTGGTAAACATCGGCGGGGTGCGCCACGTACTGAACGGGTCTGTGGTGAACCGTTACCCGGAGAGCCGCCTGGCAGAACTGCTGCGCTGCACTGGCTACGAAGCCGTCAACTCCCTCTGCGATGACTACGACCCAAATAAGAGGGAGTTCTACTTTGATCGAGACCCGGACTCCTTCAAGTGCGTGACGGAAGTATACTATTTCGGTGAAATCCACATAAAAAGAGGGATTTGCCCCATTTGCTTCAAGAACGAGCTCGACTTCTGGAAGATCGAAGTGGACTTTTTGGACGAATGTTGCAAATGCCTGTTGGGCGAAAAGAACGACGAGCTGGAGGAGATCGCCAAGCAAGTGCAGGTTATTCTGGCCGACAGGGGGGAATCGGCCGATACCTGTTGGGGCAAAGCTCAGAAATTCCTCTGGAAACTGATGGAAAAGCCCGATTCGTCCTGTCCAGCCAGAGTGATTGCTGTCCTGTCTTTCCTGTTTATTTTGATCTCCTCCGTTGTGATGTGTATGAGCACCATTCCGGAGCTCCAAGTGATGGACGAGGAGGGTAACCCGGTGGAGCACCCGGCTCTCGACTCCATCGAGACGGCGTGCATTGGTTGGTTCACAGCCGAGTACATCCTTCGGCTGCTGTCGGCGCCCAACAAGCTGAAATTTGCACTTGCTTTCATGAACATCATCGACGCAATGGCCATTCTGCCCTTCTATGTCAGCCTGATCCTCACCACAGTCGGGGCAACTCTGATGGAATTGACGAACGTGCAGCAAGCCATCCAGGCTCTCCGGATTATGCGGATTGCGCGCATTTTTAAATTGGCTCGACACTCGAGCGGTCTCCAGACCCTCACCTACGCGCTGAAACGAAGCTTCAAGGAATTGGGCCTATTGCTCATGTACTTGGCAATTGGCATTTTCGTGTTTTCGGCTTTAGGTTTCACCATGGAGCAAAGCCACCCCGAGACCCTCTTCAAAAGCATCCCGCAGTCCTTCTGGTGGGCGATCATTACCATGACCACCGTCGGGTACGGGGATATTTACCCCAAAACAACCCTTGGCAAGCTCAACGCGGCCATCAGCTTTCTCTGTGGCATCATTGCCATCGCTTTGCCTATCCATCCCATTATTAATAACTTTGTCAGGTATTATAACAAACAGAAAGTGTTGGAAACAGCTGCAAAACACGAACTTGAACTCATGGAATTGAATGCTAAAGCCAGAGAGGGTGAGAATTCCAGACACCAACGTGCCATCATCAAAACTAGTAATCTCTCGCTCAGTAAGAATATTTTGAACACTTGCAGTGACACTTTCATTCCGCTTTTATCGGAGGAAAAACTGCATCGAAATAGGCTTCAGAGCTGCAAATGA